The genomic DNA ATTAGAGGGGGAGAAATCAGTACAACATGATGGACAactgtactgtaggtaggggtgggGGTTTGAAATCATTTCACTATTCGAATAGTATCATGAATTTTTGTTGGATATCCGAAATACGTGGTGTTTTAAGATTTTAACCTGAACACTGCTGAGCGAGGGAGAGGCGCTGGAGCTCAATTGCTGCAGCAGCGGAGGGGCCGGTGAGATGGGAGGGAGCagacggaggaagagagagagacgcagtaCACAAGGTTTCCACTCGCTTctatagccacaaagtcaaaattggctaaatattttagctttttggtcttaatttaaggttagggttagatatcaggttagcagtgtggttagggttcaAAATTTAGAGCTGCAATatataactttttgggtgaccccaaccaaattcacatacaaATGTGTGTTATCGATCTGtcagcaagtctaagaagcggtagatctgttctatgtgcgctatttctttGCCCTCCGTTCTTAAATTTCgtttcttttactttcggttttgtacaccagcttcaaacagctgaaaatacaatatttttggttatggaacaTATACTTCACagaggtttagatggtacaatgattctctacaccagtgtttcccaaactcggtcctcgggaccccaacgGATGCACGTTTTGGTTCttgtcctagcactacacagctgattcaaattttacatttttacattttagtcatttagcagacgctcttatccagagcgacttacagttagtgagtgcataattttattttttatttaaatcatactggccccccgtggaaatcgaacccacaaccctggcgttgcaagcgccatgctctaccaactgagctacacggggataATAATCAAATAATCATCAAGTTTTTCATACTTTAATCAGCTGtctagtgctagggcaaaaaccaaaacgtgcaccccttgtgGTCCCcatgaccgagtttgggaaacactgctctacactatacttgcttgttttgtcacataaactgacatttttgcatagtgcatctttcattttaacccataagagtttaagccctgtctaagccggggggTGGAGGGTTCTATTAAGCTATATGGAATAGTTTTAAAAcagtcataccaaggataattttgctatttgatttagaattttaagacccttgaagtatcaaaaaaatatatatagatatttttttatacattttatttggccttactgctattagcccatcaaaacacattgaataacattcactacatggaacaacagatagtcccacacaaaaaaatcaaaaggaagtttgttttgaagtgtctgtcctacagtgcattcggaaagtattcagaccccttgactttttccacattttgttaccttacagccttattctaaaattgattaaattatttttttccctcaatctacacacaataccccataatgacaaagcgaaaacagtttgtTTTTTGGccgataaaaaaaaatataaaaaaaaaataccgtatttacataagtattcagaccctttgctatgacacttgaaattaagctcaggtgcatcctgtttcaattgatcatccttgagatgtttctacaacttgattggagtccacatgtggtaaattcaattgattggacatgatttggaaaggtacacacctgtctaaataaggtcccacagttgagagacaggattgtgtcgaggcacagatctggggaagagtacaaaaaaatttctgcagcattgaaggtccccaagaacacagtggcctccatcattcttaaatggaataagtttggaaccaccaagactcttcctagagctggccgcccggccaaactgaacaatcgggagaagggccttggtcagggaggtcaccaagaacccgatggttactctgacagagcttcagagttcctctgtggagatgggagaaccttccagaaggacaaccatctctgcagcaccacaccaatcaggcctttatggtagagcggccagacggaagccactcctcagtattggcacatgacagcccacttggagtttgccaaaaggcacctaaaggactttcagaccatgagaaacaagattctctggtctgatgaaaccaagattgaactctttggcctgaatgccaagcgtcacgtctggaggaaacctgacaccatcgctacggtgaagcatggtggtggcagcatcatgctgtggggatgtttttcagtggcagggactgggagactagtcagaaaaaagatgaacagagcaaagtacagagagatccttgatgaaaacctgctccagagcgctcaggatgtcagactggggcgaagggtcaccttccaacaggacaacaaccctaagcacacagccaagacaacgcaggagtggcttcgggacaagtctctgaatgtccttgtgtggccctgccagagcccggacttgaatccgattgaacatctctggagagacctgaaaatagctgtgcagcaacgctccccatccaacctgacagagcttgagaggatctgcagagaagaatgggagaaactccccaaatacaggtgtgccaagcttgtagcgtcatacccaggaagactcaaggctgtaatcgctgccaaaggtgcttcaacaaagtactgagtaaatggtctgaatacttatgtaaatgtgatatttcaattttttctttttaatacatttgcaaacatttctaaaaacctgtttttgctttgtcattataggatattgtgtgtagattgaggggatcaaaaaaattgtttttttttagattaaggctgtaatgtaacaaaatgtggaaaaagtcaaggggtctgaatacttcccgcaatgcactgtatatctgagagatataagaaagattaGGAAACAttagttgttattattatttctttacatgtatttaaccccttattatTGGCACTAAAcaatctccatatatacttccattcattttttcaactggtaccaggGGACCTTCAGATGAATCTTGTGAGGCCTGTAGGCGTCCTAGAGCataacaaccgacatgtacgtgttgtctcacctttccatagaggggtcataatagtttgtaggccaaaccgttcggaccctacagacaattttgtgagaTGTCTcacggtctgacaaacacagctctagctctagctCTACATTTCACTgcagatgtggaagtgcgacataggcggatgcgctgcaaaaaaacatatctctagcttaaactgacagatttgtatggggatttttattattatgctaattatatttacacggggcgcggacatcgaccttagggggtgAAGAAGATAATTTTTggaaatgggcggggtttatgactgtgGCTATTGAAGCTGTGACGACCAGTACCCAAGACAACTCGGCTACAGccaagactagctaacttgtagcagccacaATGTTATTTATTATACCCTATAACAGTGCCTGTCTTGACTGGAGTAGCctagagaagctagctagctaggataaTTGAGGCCACATGCTGCGCTTTCTTCCCACCCCCATTCAGTTAAAACAACAGCCAAATTGTTGGTTGCTTGttgtagcctactccttctcatttTCGCTAACTTTTAATTCCGTTATTTTATTCCCTCTTGCATTGCATTAAGTGAACTGTCACTCCACTTGCTACACATTGAGCCCAACATATACAACAAGCTACACATTTACGGTGCGCACGTCATAAAAACTACATTGAAAAGTCTGTCGTTTTCTTAAATTATAATTTCAAAAGTCATTGTATATCCTTGTATGTAACAATGTCACATGAATATTTTAATTTAGAAAAGCCTTTTCAGTGTTAAAAATAGGCCAATCATTCTGCAAAAATGAATATTCAAACAAGTATTCGAATACTAACCGTTCAGATATTTGAATAACAGTGCACATCCCTATCATACAGCCtgctccatctcgctctctcaccACTCTCTTTGCAGAGGACGAAGAGGAACTCTGCGGCGCTCTGCTTCACGCCCATGTCCACGTGGGTCATGAGGCGCACCAGTTTGTTCCTAACGGTGGACCCTATCTCCGGCCGGACCTTGACCTCCTTCAGCGGGGGCAgcacctggagacacacacagccAACAAGGGCAGAGCCTCAATGAAAACTAACACTGTAGTACACTAGACTAGTGAACTGAGTGATCAGGCCAGCGAATGACCCATCTGCCACTGCTGGAGGATATGATAGAAGAAATGTAATCTGGACAGATAGAAGTTATGTTGTAAGATATGTGATCTAAatacactgaaaaaatatataaacgcattatgcaacaatttctacgaatttgctgagttacagttcatttaaggaaatcagttaattgaaataaattaattaggccctaatctatggatttcacatgactgggaatacagatatgcatctgttggtcatagctagctatttttttttaaaggtagggacgtggatcagaaaaccagtcagtatctggcgtgaccaccatttgcctcatgaagCGCAACAcatttccttcgcatagagttgatcaggctgttgattgtggcctgtggaatgtcgtCACAtttctcttcaatggctgtgcaaaattgctggatattggcgggaactggaacacgatgTCATACACGTcgttccagagcatcccaaacatgctcaatgggtgacatgtctgatgagtatgcaggccatggaataactgggacattttcagcttccaggaattgtgtacagatccttacgacatggggctatgcattatcatgctgaaatactgtatgaggtgatggcggtggatgaatggcacaacaatgggcctcaagaCCTTGTATCGCtgttcattcaaattgccatcgataaaatgcaattgtgtttgttgtccgtagcttttgcctgcccataccataaccccaccaccaccatggagcactctgttcacaacattgacatcagcaaaccgctgtcccacacaacaccatacacactgtctgccatctgcccggtacagttgaaactgggattcatccatgaagtgcacacttctccagcatgccagtggccatcgaaggtgagcatttgcgcactgaagtcggttatgacgccaaactgcagttaggtcaagaccctggtgaggacgacgagcacgcagcttccctgagacagtttctgacagtttgtgcagaaattcttcggttgtgcaaacccacagtttcatcagctgtccgggtggctggtctcagacgatcccgcaggtgaagaagccggatgtggaggttctggcctggagtggttacatgtggtctgcggttgtgaggccggttggacgtactgccaaattctctaaaacaacgttggaggtggcttatggtagagaaatgaacattacattatctggcaacagctctggtggacattcctgcagtcaccatgccaattgcacgctccctcaacttgagacatctgtggcattgtgttgtgtgacaaaactacacattttagagtggccttttattgtccctagcacaaggtgcacctgtgtaatgatcatgctgtttaatcagcttcttgatatgccacacctgtcaggtggatggattatcttggcataggagaaatgctcactaacagggatgtaaacatatttgtgcaaaacatctgagagaaataagctttttgtgtgtatggaacatttctgggatcttttatttcagctcatgaaacatgggaccaacactttacatgttgcgtttatatttttgttcagtatatatgcatTTCATATGCATTTCACACTGAAGAAGTAGTTTCACTAGTTTTGAAGATCTTAATTTTGCATCACTTTTTATGTATAAGGATAGGATAGATTAGAACATGCCCATAAAGTGTGTGTTCAAGCTCAAGGCCCCGCTAGCTCCAGTGCCCTACCTGTGTCTTGATGTATCTGCGGATCTCCCTGTGGTACCTGGAGCCCTCGGTCAGCAGGCTGAGCACTGGGGTCAGCCCCTCTTTGTAGTTGGCACCCTGCTTGGAATGAGACACACATGAGGCGAGTGACGCTGTAGCAGTTGGTGTGTGGACCATTAGTAATATAACTATTCAGgaatttattacatttacattttagtcatttagcagacgttcttatccagagcgacttacagttagtgagtgcatacatgtttttttttttttttttcatattacTAATTCACTTTCTATGTTGTGTGGACAGCTTCTAATAGGATGGCCAGGATTTCCGCATCATTTCATTGGCTTGTTCAGTAGACTGCAAAAGTCTTGTGGTGGCAGCCACCAAGATGAGGCAATCAGTTTGAAGAAAGGAGCAGAATCAGCAAGGCTTGGTTTGTAGATAAGTGATTCTGTGCAGTCCGATatcgcacacacacaaaatgggGCGAATCCAAACTTCCACTGAAGTCAAATTTTCAATTACACGTCCATTAATGTCAGtgagagacatttacattttggtcatttagcagacgctattttccagagcgacttacaggagcaattttggttaagtgccttgcacaagggcacattgacagatttgttcctagtcagctcggggattcgaaccagcgaactttcggttactggcccaatgcacttaaccgctaggctacctgccgcctcagtGAAAATGTAAGTGACTTTAAGTGAACATTTGACTTAAGTGGAAGGATTCGCCCCAATGTTTTTGGTTCACCCGTTCTTACCTTGTCTATCCTCTTCTCCATGAAGTCCAGTAGCACCTGCACAGCGTCCATGTTCTTCCCGCTGTACTCCTCCTGGCCCCCCTGGACCGGCATGTCAATCAGCACATCCAGACATGACACTGGCAGGTTACTCAGCAGGTTGATGGCGTGGCTGGAGGAGAAGAAGGAAGACATGaggaaaaaggaggaggaggaaggacagTGGTTAAGTCATTGGTTATAGCATGTAGGAAGGATTAACAAATGATACATGTGGTTTCGTTCTTAAGAATAGGCTACATGCATGCCATTGTTTTCTACCGATCATTAAACTTTTTGAAGACTACTTGTTTGTTACAAGCACTTCCGTCTAGCATGAAGACACGTTGGGTAGTTATACCTTCTTATAGTTGTTGTGTTTGTGTCAAGACCACAGGGCATTCAATAAGTCTAAACAGACAAGGACTAAAGGTCTACTTTGGAGTCTGGACAATGGGCTAAACCCCTGTGATCAGAGGGACACAACAACATAATCCATAGGACCACAGGGAGTATTATCAATCACTTTTACATGACACTCCTTCAGTGCCACCATCTAGCCAAACATTCTTTACATTCTCTCATGTCCTTCTAAAAACAACGTTGTTGTTAATTCCCATCAACGAGATGTCCGGAAAATACATACTGCCAAATGACTTCTAAAAACAGTCTTGGCTTAAAGTTTTAACTTTCTCATAAACTGGATGCTGTCACTGTTGACTACAGAGAGTAATCATTGGATGGTGATTAATTTGCACAAACCAAATGATGAATGTGTACTTTAAGGATGCAGTTTTGCCCTGTTATGTGGAGAGCAGCGAGGAGAAGGGTTGCCAACCTGTGTGCTTCCTCTGTTTTgtcctctgtctgagtctttagcATCAATTGATGGCGCATGATGGCGGTGATGAGGCGGAGCTGGTGGTCACCATCCTATCAAATGAAGGATGTACAACAGCGTGATCCTTAAGGAAGCATTTCATTGGTTCAAACAAAAGGAGGGGAGGAACTGAGCAGGTAGGGGTAAGCAGGATATAATTAGCTGTGGAAGAAGCGGAAAGGGGAGGCAGTCATGTCAAAAAGAAAACATAGGACGACAGCTCATAACCCCTATCATTTAGATAACATTTATAATTCCAATGCTGgggtaaaatgtaaaaaaaataaaggcatgaacagagagagcgagagaaagggagggactGTAACTATGGAGATTGTGGAAAGATGAGAGGAATTAAGGATTTCCGGATTTCGGATTTCCAAAACCTGGTAGTCAGACCTAAGAGCTGCGAGTCACTGAGCACACAGGCTTTCCATTCCATGCAAATGACCATGTGGGATTGACTCATGAGATGAACACAGGGCTTTTCTGACCAACGCCACAGATTATtaattatattgaccagatactcaagtggccgctctgacaatgaaaataaatggaaGGTAGTTGGGAGGAGGCAAGaccaggtgggaccattctagccaatgagagggcagatacgcctgtgaacaacaggcacaaatCCAATAGTGTTTTTTCTCAATGTTGCTGGGATGTCACATgttcctacttatatcagtacactcgtaacaacctaagcattacaaAACGTATATTCGATTAATAAGtcacacgtagcaaataagccattaatTTTTTTGTTAATCAAATTCGACACATttacctccatacaaaaactcgcttgttgagaaaaaaaaaaaaacgccacctgctgcAGAACACAGATTTTGGTCCCAGTTTTCCCTCTAGCTTCGCCTTTTCCTCTCTGTCAACGCTGGGATGGGAGGGACTCAACAAGATGTCAGCTACAATGGTGAGAGGCAAGGGTGATCAGCCCCGATCATGAAAATCCACAATCTCACAACCAACATGGAGAAAAACATATTTGGACCAATAGCACTTTGAGGCACAATACGAGCCAGCAGTTAAAGCAGGCAGCTCTCCTGACCAGCCTGAATTAGAGAACGCTTCGCAAATGTATAAATATCAATGACACTTTTTGCATGTCAAATTATCACAGACAGACATTCAGTAACGGATCCGACAGATTCATATCTACGATTTAGCAGCGGGATGTGCTCCTCTGCTTCATGATGTGATGCTGTGACACTATAGGCTGAGCGAGCATTGAGGGGGGTGAGTGACATACGATTATTTCACAAACTCCCCCTGGCTAATCAAGAAAGCTGTAAAGGTGCCAAAGGGGCTTAAACGAGGTCAGATAGCTGATAAACCTCTTATTTCTGTGCAGGCTTAGTTAGGGCTTTCTATTAAGGGATGTCACTCAATAAAGCCAAGTGTCTTACTGTTACTCTATCTTTAAATAACAGCCTTGGTGGCTTCAATGCTGAATTCTAAATACTAAATATGCAAGGAGATGTGTCCATCCACAGCCAGTGAGATGCAAAGCATTTATGTTCATGCAGTAACTCTAAACACATGCACTGTGCTCATGACTGCAGTGTCTAGCCTTCTGTGAGCTctgaataatataataataataatagccatttagcagacacttttatccaaagtgtcATGTGTGCATAGCTTTATGTATGGGTggccctgggaatcgaacccacaagcctggcggtgcaagcgccatgctctaccaactgagccatacaggaccatGTGAATGCCATATTACAAGTACAGTGTACATATCCTCTTTAAAAAGGAAAACATTCTGTAACAGACAGTGGGTGTAACTCACCTCATCGCTGGTGTCAGACAGTGTGAGGTTGAACAAGGCTTTCAGGGCCTCCATGGCCCTCTCGTTGTCTTCAGCAGGGATAGGCAAGGCCTGGGGGCCTGGAGGGGCCGCCTCGTAGGGGCCCACCCAGCGTACGTCCAGGGTACGCTCCAGCACCTCTGTGAGGAGCCCCACGGCATGCAGCTCCCTCTGGAGGCCCCCCCGGACGTCTGGCCGCAGTGCCGAGAGCAGGAAGAGCAGGCGCAGGGAGAACAGGCCCACCTCGTGGTGCCCGGCACGGGCGGCGTGCAGGCGGGCACACAGACCCCGCGCCAGCTGCACGTCGGCGCCCACCTGCTGTGCCGCCGCGCTGTTAAACACCACGTTACACAGGCACTTAAGGGCCTCCACCAccaccctctcttcctcctctgtctgggcCTCCTCCTGCATGctgtcacccccctcctctcccccttgcaGCCGAGCCAGCTCGGCCAGGACCAGCATGCCCTCCCGGGTGCCCACAGGGCCCAGGACCCGCTTGTCCCGGGACAGGATGCGAAGGGTCTCCAGGCAGGTGCTCTGGCAGCAGGACCCAACCTGCCTCCCCAGCACAGTCAGCAGACCCTGACACAGCCTCTGCACAGGGAGAGAAGGTTGGTTCATCATCAAACACACAGGGGGCAGAAGCATTATCTAGGCTATAAGTGAAAGTGAAGCATCTGACAAGGCAGAGTGTTTACTGTTTACTTACACTTCGTAGGTCCTCCTCTTTTGGGTCAAAGGTGAATGTGCGACTATTCTGAAAAAGATGGTGTACATTAGTCTGGCTGACACCAAACTCAGTCTTCCTGGCAGTTCTCCCTCGCTGTGTACCATGTGAGTTACGTCAACAAGGCTAAATACACATAGCCTAATGAGAGAAAAGGCAAATGCATATGCTAAATGTGCTTTGTCACCTTCTGTGCAATAGTGCATgaataaaatataatataatttagcagacgcttttatccaaagcgacttacagtcatgtgtgcatacaattttacgtatgggtggtcccgaacCCACTacgctggcgttacaagcgccatgctctaccaatt from Coregonus clupeaformis isolate EN_2021a chromosome 11, ASM2061545v1, whole genome shotgun sequence includes the following:
- the LOC121576992 gene encoding synembryn-B isoform X1, which encodes MDLNSILSQLETNNEDEITRLLHQYNGENSRTFTFDPKEEDLRSRLCQGLLTVLGRQVGSCCQSTCLETLRILSRDKRVLGPVGTREGMLVLAELARLQGGEEGGDSMQEEAQTEEEERVVVEALKCLCNVVFNSAAAQQVGADVQLARGLCARLHAARAGHHEVGLFSLRLLFLLSALRPDVRGGLQRELHAVGLLTEVLERTLDVRWVGPYEAAPPGPQALPIPAEDNERAMEALKALFNLTLSDTSDEDGDHQLRLITAIMRHQLMLKTQTEDKTEEAHSHAINLLSNLPVSCLDVLIDMPVQGGQEEYSGKNMDAVQVLLDFMEKRIDKQGANYKEGLTPVLSLLTEGSRYHREIRRYIKTQVLPPLKEVKVRPEIGSTVRNKLVRLMTHVDMGVKQSAAEFLFVLCKESVDHLLKYTGYGNAAGLLVARGLLAGGRGETLYSDDEDSDTEEYKSAKPFINPITGHVEEPMPNPIEDMTEEQKEYEAQKLVNMFDKLSRQQLIRPMGVRRDGTLAPLEEALRQPTADSCSSDSD
- the LOC121576992 gene encoding synembryn-B isoform X2, which codes for MDLNSILSQLETNNEDEITRLLHQYNGENSRTFTFDPKEEDLRSRLCQGLLTVLGRQVGSCCQSTCLETLRILSRDKRVLGPVGTREGMLVLAELARLQGGEEGGDSMQEEAQTEEEERVVVEALKCLCNVVFNSAAAQQVGADVQLARGLCARLHAARAGHHEVGLFSLRLLFLLSALRPDVRGGLQRELHAVGLLTEVLERTLDVRWVGPYEAAPPGPQALPIPAEDNERAMEALKALFNLTLSDTSDEDGDHQLRLITAIMRHQLMLKTQTEDKTEEAHSHAINLLSNLPVSCLDVLIDMPVQGGQEEYSGKNMDAVQVLLDFMEKRIDKGANYKEGLTPVLSLLTEGSRYHREIRRYIKTQVLPPLKEVKVRPEIGSTVRNKLVRLMTHVDMGVKQSAAEFLFVLCKESVDHLLKYTGYGNAAGLLVARGLLAGGRGETLYSDDEDSDTEEYKSAKPFINPITGHVEEPMPNPIEDMTEEQKEYEAQKLVNMFDKLSRQQLIRPMGVRRDGTLAPLEEALRQPTADSCSSDSD